The sequence GCCCGAGAATCGGCGGGAATGCGGCCAGAACCGCAGCCAGCGGCCACCACACGGGACACGCGCTGGCGGATTCAGGCGGCGTCATCGCGCGCACGAAGTTGAGAGGGTCACCCATAATTGCCCAGTTTGCGCCAATCCAGACGGCGTAGCAGTACACAATGGGCAGCAGGAAGGCGATCAGCGTCCCCTCTGTGCGCGCCCAGCCCTGGCGGTCTCTTCGGGTCCGCCACGCCACATATAACGCGGCCGTGATCACGAGCCACAGCGCGGCATAGTGCGTAAGCGCCGCAGCTGTGAGTAGCAGGGAACAGGTGACGAGGTCGCGGAAACCTTCGTCCTGCGACCAGCGCATGAGGGCGAATGCCGCGCCCGTGAGCGATGCCGCGAAGATGATCCCGGGGCTGCCCAGTGCCCCCAGGCTCAGTGTCAACGGGTGCAGCACCAGTATCGCAATCAGCGGCCAGCGGAAAGCGCCTCGCAGGCCAAATCCAGCCAGTGCGCCATTGAGCAGACAGGCGGTGAGGCCCAGCATGACCGCCCCGAGGACCGGGCAGGCAAGGCCGCTCGTTGCCAGACTGCGCGAGACGCACAGGGGTAGGTACAGGAGGGTCGGGAGCGGGGGAGCGCCAAAACCGACCAGCCCCAGGTTGAACCGAGCTTCGCGGTGCACCACATCGAAGGCGTGAGACAGAGCCGCAAGTGCGTCCAGGTCCGCTCTGCCGGCTCGCCACGCAGCAATGCCCGCAAGGAGGCACGCCCCTGCGGCCAGCACAAACACCACCGCGGACTGGGCCGCGCTGCATTGCGTGCGTTCCCCGGGCGCCTTCACTGCAGGCCTCCGGGCGGGGCCTCACTGGTCAGCCCATGCTCTGTTTTTTCCCAGTAATGCGGCTTGACGATCAATTGCGCGGCAGCCTTGTATGCGGCCCAACTCATCATCAGCCAGTAGAGGGGCGTCAATAGCGTGTGCTTCACCAGGTCGTGGTACCCCCGGTTCATACAACCCGCCACGTTCAGATACACGAACACGAAATTCCCCAACAACAGGCAGAAGACACCTGGGACGTAGATCGCTGTAGGGAAGATCGCGTTGATCGTCGGCGACTGGGTGATGAGCCAGGCCACGGTCAACAGCCAGTAGATGGGGTTGACCAGGAACGATACGATGGACCCGCCCACGGTCATCTGGAAACTGAACCAGCCGGGTAGGCCCAGTTGCCGCACCAACCGCAGTGGCCGTCGCATGTGGACAAGGTAGGTCTGGATATACCCCTTGACCCAGCGCGAGCGCTGCCGCAGCCAACTGAAGAAGTTAGCGTTCGCCTCCTCCCACGTGGTGCTATCGATCATCTGTGTAACGTACCCGTGTTTGAACAGACGTACTCCGAGGTCACAGTCTTCGGTCACGTTGAAGGGATCCCAACCCCCCAGTTCTTGCAAGGCCGCCACCCGGAAGTGGTTGGAAGTGCCGCCCAGCGGGATGGGTGCTTGTGAAGCCGTCAGGCCGGGCAGGAACAGGTCGAACCAAACCGAGTATTCGGCCGTGAACCACCGGGTCTGCAGGTTCTGACGCGGGTTGAAGTAGTTGAGTTTCGCCTGCAGACAGACCACGCTCGGCGGCAGATTACGGAACGCACAGGCGGCCTTGCGCAACTGGTCGCGCTCCGGCACGTCCTCGGCATCGTAGATGACAAGGAGATCGGTATTGCACAGCGCGAGGCCGTAGTTGCAGGCCTTGGGCTTGGTGCGCGGGTAACTCTCGGGAACGATTACAAGCCGGAACTGGGGCGGCAGCTCCATGGCCTGCGCCGCCTCCACCGTCTCCCGGTCGTCTTCTTCCAGGAGCAGCTGGATCTCCAGCTTCGCAGCCGGATAGTCAAGTTCGCACAGGCCCTTGACCAGCTTAGGCAGCACTGTAGCTTCGCGGAAGAGAGGAATGAGGATCGTGTAAGATGGCAGGTCTTCGTCCCGAACAGAGGCCATCTCCTGGGGGCTGACCATGATCGCCGCGTGCCGGCCCAGAGAACGCCATACCAGGTAGAACTTGTACCCGGACTGCAGGACGTAGAAGGCGACGAAGAACCCATTGACGGCAATGAGGGTGGGGAGGAACGCGAAGATCAGGCCGACTGCCACGGCGACGAACACCACCGCCAGCGCGGCTCTCTGGGCGCCGGTGAAGGTGATATTCGCGCATTCCTCGGGACGCTCGTGGAGCAC comes from Armatimonadota bacterium and encodes:
- a CDS encoding glycosyltransferase; this translates as MPQSQAGHIDPLRVLHERPEECANITFTGAQRAALAVVFVAVAVGLIFAFLPTLIAVNGFFVAFYVLQSGYKFYLVWRSLGRHAAIMVSPQEMASVRDEDLPSYTILIPLFREATVLPKLVKGLCELDYPAAKLEIQLLLEEDDRETVEAAQAMELPPQFRLVIVPESYPRTKPKACNYGLALCNTDLLVIYDAEDVPERDQLRKAACAFRNLPPSVVCLQAKLNYFNPRQNLQTRWFTAEYSVWFDLFLPGLTASQAPIPLGGTSNHFRVAALQELGGWDPFNVTEDCDLGVRLFKHGYVTQMIDSTTWEEANANFFSWLRQRSRWVKGYIQTYLVHMRRPLRLVRQLGLPGWFSFQMTVGGSIVSFLVNPIYWLLTVAWLITQSPTINAIFPTAIYVPGVFCLLLGNFVFVYLNVAGCMNRGYHDLVKHTLLTPLYWLMMSWAAYKAAAQLIVKPHYWEKTEHGLTSEAPPGGLQ